In Bradyrhizobium sp. 1(2017), one DNA window encodes the following:
- a CDS encoding 2-dehydro-3-deoxy-6-phosphogalactonate aldolase encodes MSVAFPPMKRPLVAILRGVRPEESEAIVGVLIDAGMTAIEIPLNSPDPFRSIATAVKQAPAGVLIGAGTVLTAADVDRLNDAGGKLMVSPNVDTAVLARAHQHGMVTMPGVFSPTEALLAARSGASSLKFFPASVLGASGIAAIRAVLPAGVMIAAVGGVSDQNFAEYIKGGVTAFGLGSSLYKPGMTAADVAARAKVTIAAYDRAIAND; translated from the coding sequence ATGAGCGTTGCCTTCCCGCCGATGAAGCGTCCGCTGGTCGCGATCCTGCGCGGCGTCAGGCCCGAGGAGAGCGAGGCGATCGTCGGCGTCCTGATCGACGCCGGCATGACTGCGATCGAAATTCCCCTGAACTCGCCCGATCCGTTCCGCTCCATTGCTACTGCGGTGAAGCAAGCGCCGGCCGGCGTTCTGATCGGCGCCGGCACGGTGCTGACGGCCGCAGACGTCGACCGTCTCAACGATGCCGGCGGCAAGCTCATGGTCTCGCCGAATGTCGACACCGCGGTGCTGGCGCGCGCGCATCAGCACGGCATGGTGACGATGCCCGGCGTGTTCTCGCCGACAGAGGCGCTGCTGGCGGCGCGGTCGGGTGCCTCGAGCCTGAAGTTCTTTCCGGCGAGCGTACTCGGCGCGTCCGGCATCGCCGCGATCCGCGCCGTGCTCCCCGCAGGCGTGATGATCGCCGCCGTCGGCGGCGTCTCCGACCAGAACTTTGCGGAGTACATCAAGGGTGGTGTGACCGCGTTCGGGCTCGGCTCGAGCCTTTACAAGCCCGGGATGACGGCAGCGGATGTAGCGGCTCGCGCAAAGGTGACAATCGCGGCCTACGATCGGGCGATTGCGAACGACTGA
- the poxB gene encoding ubiquinone-dependent pyruvate dehydrogenase: MAINNIAELFVATLEQAGVKRIYGIVGDSLNGFTEALRRRGTIDWIHVRHEEVAAFAAAGEAEMTGSLAVCAGSCGPGNLHLINGLFDAHRSRVPVLAIAAQIPSAEIGGGYFQETHPQNLFRECSHYCELVSDPSQLPYVLENAIRAAVGLRGVAVIAMPGDVAFRSPPKRALSTTRGLALAQPKVVPQADELKALADLLNGAERITLFCGRGCAGAHAPLMQLAEALKSPIVHALGGKEHVEYDNPYDVGMTGFIGFSSGYAAMHACDALVMLGTDFPYKQFFPTDAKVAQVDLRPENLGRRCRIDLGLVGDVKLSIEALLPLLKTKTQRKHLDDAIAHYKKAREGLDSLAKGTPGSKPIHPQYLAKVISDHATDDAVFTADVGTPTVWAARYLDMNGRRRLIGSFVHGSMANAMPQAIGAQAAQPGRQVISLSGDGGFTMLMGDLITLTQMKLPVKVVVFNNGVLGFVALEMKAAGFVDTNVDLENPDFAAMARAMGIFAKRVEDPGELPGAVKEMLAHDGPALLDVVTAKQELSMPPTITAEQVKGFSLWVLRAVMNGRGDEVLDLAKTNLLPR, translated from the coding sequence ATGGCGATCAACAACATAGCCGAACTGTTCGTGGCAACGCTCGAACAGGCCGGCGTCAAGCGCATCTATGGCATTGTCGGCGACAGCCTGAACGGCTTCACAGAGGCGCTGCGCCGCCGCGGCACCATCGACTGGATCCATGTCCGGCACGAAGAGGTCGCAGCCTTTGCCGCCGCCGGCGAAGCCGAGATGACGGGAAGCCTTGCGGTGTGTGCGGGCTCCTGCGGCCCGGGCAATCTGCATCTGATCAACGGCCTGTTCGACGCGCATCGCAGCCGCGTGCCGGTGCTCGCCATCGCCGCGCAGATTCCCTCGGCCGAGATCGGCGGCGGCTATTTCCAGGAAACTCACCCGCAAAACCTGTTCCGCGAATGCAGCCATTATTGCGAGCTGGTCTCCGACCCGAGCCAGCTTCCTTACGTGCTGGAGAATGCGATCCGCGCGGCGGTGGGTCTGCGCGGCGTTGCCGTGATCGCCATGCCAGGCGACGTCGCCTTCCGCAGCCCGCCCAAGCGCGCGCTGTCGACGACGCGCGGCCTCGCGCTGGCGCAGCCGAAGGTCGTGCCGCAGGCGGATGAGCTGAAGGCGCTCGCGGATCTCCTGAACGGCGCCGAGCGCATCACGCTGTTCTGCGGCCGCGGCTGCGCCGGCGCACATGCGCCGCTGATGCAGCTTGCCGAGGCCTTGAAGAGCCCGATCGTCCATGCCCTCGGCGGCAAGGAACATGTCGAATACGACAATCCCTACGACGTCGGCATGACCGGCTTCATCGGCTTCTCCTCGGGCTACGCGGCCATGCATGCCTGCGACGCGCTGGTGATGCTCGGGACTGATTTTCCCTACAAGCAGTTCTTCCCGACCGACGCGAAGGTCGCGCAGGTTGATCTCCGCCCCGAGAATCTGGGGCGGCGCTGCAGGATCGATCTCGGCCTCGTTGGCGACGTCAAGCTGAGCATCGAGGCGCTGCTGCCGCTGTTGAAGACCAAGACGCAGCGCAAGCATCTCGACGACGCGATCGCGCATTACAAGAAGGCGCGAGAAGGTCTGGACTCGCTCGCCAAGGGCACGCCAGGCAGCAAGCCGATCCACCCGCAATATCTCGCAAAGGTCATCAGCGACCACGCGACCGACGATGCGGTGTTCACCGCCGATGTCGGCACGCCCACGGTGTGGGCCGCGCGCTATCTCGACATGAACGGCCGCCGCCGGCTGATCGGCTCCTTCGTGCATGGCTCGATGGCCAACGCCATGCCGCAGGCGATCGGCGCGCAGGCCGCGCAGCCCGGCCGACAAGTGATCTCCCTGTCGGGCGACGGTGGCTTCACCATGCTGATGGGCGATCTGATCACGCTGACGCAGATGAAGCTGCCGGTGAAGGTGGTCGTCTTCAACAACGGCGTGCTCGGCTTCGTTGCACTGGAGATGAAGGCAGCGGGCTTCGTCGACACCAATGTCGATCTGGAGAACCCCGATTTCGCCGCGATGGCGCGCGCGATGGGTATCTTCGCCAAACGCGTCGAAGACCCGGGCGAGCTGCCCGGCGCGGTCAAGGAGATGCTGGCGCATGACGGGCCGGCGTTGCTCGACGTCGTTACCGCCAAGCAGGAATTGTCGATGCCGCCGACCATCACGGCCGAGCAGGTCAAGGGCTTCAGCCTGTGGGTATTGCGTGCGGTGATGAACGGCCGCGGCGACGAGGTGCTGGACCTCGCGAAGACGAATCTCTTGCCGCGATGA
- a CDS encoding 2-dehydro-3-deoxygalactonokinase has protein sequence MSEPAYVAVDWGTSSFRLWLVDRAGQVLAERRSGEGMLTAAKAGFSAVLQSHLAAIEAPDHLPVLVCGMAGAKTGWVEAGYVDTPAPLAAILKQAARVAGEARDIRILPGIAQRDAKAPDVMRGEETQLLGALGLDAAGEALVCMPGTHSKWVRVKDGTVAHFSTFMTGELFSAVSRETILSLAVAGADDADDIASFKTAVVSAFKTPAFAANLLFTARSRQLLFGGTPAAARETLSGTLIGIELAAGLSGTVPKAGVTLIASGRLAMLYRMAFEVLSVAVTPIDADEAVRRGLSMAAAAIWSK, from the coding sequence ATGAGCGAACCCGCCTATGTCGCGGTGGATTGGGGCACTAGCAGCTTCCGGCTCTGGCTGGTCGACCGTGCCGGCCAGGTGCTGGCGGAGCGCCGCAGCGGCGAGGGCATGCTGACCGCGGCCAAAGCCGGTTTTTCCGCAGTGCTGCAATCGCACCTTGCGGCGATCGAAGCGCCGGATCACCTGCCGGTGCTTGTCTGTGGCATGGCCGGCGCGAAGACGGGCTGGGTCGAGGCCGGTTATGTCGATACGCCGGCGCCGCTTGCCGCGATCCTGAAACAGGCCGCGCGTGTGGCCGGCGAGGCGCGCGACATCCGCATCCTGCCGGGTATCGCGCAGCGCGATGCAAAGGCGCCGGACGTGATGCGTGGCGAGGAGACGCAATTGCTCGGCGCGCTCGGTCTCGATGCCGCCGGCGAGGCGCTGGTCTGCATGCCCGGCACACATTCGAAATGGGTGCGGGTGAAGGACGGCACGGTCGCGCATTTCTCCACCTTCATGACCGGCGAGCTGTTCAGCGCCGTCTCCCGCGAGACCATTCTGTCGCTTGCGGTCGCCGGCGCTGATGACGCGGACGATATCGCGAGCTTCAAGACGGCCGTCGTTTCGGCGTTCAAGACGCCGGCCTTCGCCGCCAATCTCCTGTTCACCGCGCGGTCGCGGCAGCTCTTGTTCGGTGGCACGCCGGCTGCGGCGCGCGAAACCTTGTCGGGGACCCTGATCGGCATCGAGCTCGCCGCGGGCCTTTCGGGCACTGTGCCGAAAGCAGGCGTCACGCTGATCGCCTCAGGGCGGCTGGCGATGTTGTACAGGATGGCTTTCGAGGTGCTGTCGGTTGCTGTGACCCCGATCGATGCCGATGAAGCGGTTCGCCGCGGGCTGTCGATGGCGGCAGCCGCGATCTGGTCGAAATGA